The genomic interval GCCACCCATCTCGGTCTCTTCATCCCGCCGCCGGGGATCAAGCGTATCTGGATCGCACGGGACAATGACGAAGCTGGACGAAACGCATCCATGAGATTGCGTAACCAGCTGGAATCGCGTGGAATTACCTGTGGTGACCTCGTGCCGACCATGGGCGATTTCAACGACGATCTGCGGGCATTTGGCAGAGATGCGCTGCGCCGGTCCCTGTTAGGGTCCATGAAAGCACAAGGTCCGGAGATCGAGGACGGGTGAGCGCCGGCCTTCTCGGGAATGTCCCACAGGGCAAAGGTTCCGCCGGTTCGATCTGATGCCGTTTGAATAAGGGGAGCGATGGACCGGCGGGTCGGGGCTGAGTGCCCCTCGCCCAGGCAGCAATGCGCCGCTACCCGGAAAATTCCCCTGCCCCTTCGGGCCATTCCTCGCGGGATCAATTTTCCGGCTCTGGGCGCATTCTCCGCTGCGCTCCGATCCTGACGGATGCGGCCCGGTCGCCGCCGGTCCTGATATCGCCCCATCCAAATCGGGTCAGATCAAACAGAGGAACCAGACAATGCCCCATCAGACAGACATCCAAGAGGACACCGGTGTGACCTCCGCCATCCTCGACCACCTCGCACTTCACGGCGCAACGCCTGGGCCCGGCGAGACCGATCATCGCCCCCTGCCCCAGCCCGACGAGGTCGAGCTCGCGATGGCGACGCTTTTCGACACCACCATTGGCCTCCTCACCGGCAGCCAGTTGGAAGAAAATCTCGAAGAGGTGCTTTGGTCCCTCACCTCGATCTTCCATCGCCGGCTTACCCATATCCAGAAGCTTCTCGATGACAACGAATTCGAGGTCCGGGAAAGTCTCGCCGTCCAGGACGGCTCCGAGGTCGCCTCGGTCGAACTCGAGCGCCTCCAGATGATCGGGCTCAAGCTCTGGGACCATCGCGACGCTTTCGAGCAGATGCGCGATCTTGCCGTGGACCACTTCTCGGCCGCCACGGGTTCACCCTGGCTGCCCCGCACCGGATCCAAGGTCTCGCATCGCGGCTTGACCTCCGCCGTGGTGGACAGCCGGGCCTATCTCTCGGCGAAGCGCCGCAAGGAGACCGAGGTGCACTGCCCCGAAGGCACGCGGATCGCCTTCTCGGGCGGGGACTATCAGGCCTATGATCTGATCTGGTCCGTCCTCGATGCCACCCATGCCAAATATCCCGACATGGTGCTCCTGCACGGTGGCACGCCCAAAGGTGCAGAAATGATCGCGGCTCGCTGGGCAGATACCCGGGGCGTCACCCAGGTGGTCTTCAAGCCCGACTGGAAGAGGCACGGCAAGGCCGCCCCCTTCAAGCGCAACGACAAGATGCTCGAGACCATGCCCCAGGGTCTGATCGCCACCCCCGGTTCGGGTATCACCGAGAACATCGTCGACAAGGCGCGCAAGCTCGGGATCCGCATCAAGAGGATCGGGGCTTAGGCCCCGGTTCTACCATGACATCAGTCAGAGCTCACTGTGCGGTTCGCTCTATGAGCTCGCAGAGGTACGCAGTTCTGCGGCAATTGGTCTGTCAGACTGCTGAGTGTGTGGATGA from Paracoccus albus carries:
- a CDS encoding DUF2493 domain-containing protein, which encodes MPHQTDIQEDTGVTSAILDHLALHGATPGPGETDHRPLPQPDEVELAMATLFDTTIGLLTGSQLEENLEEVLWSLTSIFHRRLTHIQKLLDDNEFEVRESLAVQDGSEVASVELERLQMIGLKLWDHRDAFEQMRDLAVDHFSAATGSPWLPRTGSKVSHRGLTSAVVDSRAYLSAKRRKETEVHCPEGTRIAFSGGDYQAYDLIWSVLDATHAKYPDMVLLHGGTPKGAEMIAARWADTRGVTQVVFKPDWKRHGKAAPFKRNDKMLETMPQGLIATPGSGITENIVDKARKLGIRIKRIGA